The Stomoxys calcitrans chromosome 3, idStoCalc2.1, whole genome shotgun sequence genome includes a region encoding these proteins:
- the LOC131996007 gene encoding uncharacterized protein LOC131996007: MIRILKNQKSGLTIVHINAQSLNNKLDELRDIFVNSDIDIICISETWFHPEISDNLYSLPGYKVLRADRHSHAGGVAIYLKNCIHGAIKLKSEQGNCIEYLFVEITGISNSSMLIGCVYRPNSSTPFDMLISCLERISLRYNDIVIAGDFNSNILIETQFSDAMELLDLVPTNRSVPTHFTNHSSTLLDIFFVNCESKVLLYDQIAAPAFSKHDLIFLVYDYHINQQDETITFRDFKKLNYNLLNSLTDNVEWDSIYQLNSVDDQTAFLQHYISLIYSQCVPEKTITIKNQQPPWFNEQLRALIDERNIAYKRWKRYRTTQLHERFKCARRNVGKSINEAKTLFFRKKFLNAVNSRSKWKEIRKIGIGAKTNTNFPPNLNINELNEHFVSTKLTF; this comes from the exons ATGATTAGAATTCTTAAAAACCAGAAATCAGGATTAACGATTGTCCACATCAATGCCCAAAGTCTAAATAATAAATTAGATGAACTTCGTGATATATTTGTTAACTCTGATATAGATATAATATGCATATCCGAAACCTGGTTCCATCCTGAAATATCTGACAATTTGTACTCTTTACCGGGATATAAAGTTTTGAGAGCTGATAGGCACTCCCATGCTGGTGGAGttgcaatatatttaaaaaactgtATCCACGGTGCTATAAAACTGAAGTCTGAGCAAGGCAACTGTATTGAATACCTCTTTGTTGAAATAACTGGCATTTCTAACTCGTCAATGCTTATTGGATGTGTATATAGGCCCAACAGCAGCACACCGTTTGACATGCTGATATCGTGCCTTGAAAGAATATCATTACGATATAATGATATTGTTATTGCGGGAGATTTTAACagcaatattttaattgaaacgcAATTTTCTGATGCTATGGAACTTCTTGATCTGGTACCTACTAACCGCTCTGTTCCAACCCATTTTACTAATCATTCGTCTACTCTTTTGGACATTTTCTTTGTGAACTGTGAGTCAAAGGTTCTTTTATATGACCAAATTGCAGCACCGGCTTTTTCTAAACATGACTTGATATTTCTTGTGTATGACTATCACATAAATCAACAAGACGAGACAATTACATTCCGTGATTTTAAAAAACTGAACTATAATCTTCTTAATAGCCTTACTGATAATGTCGAATGGGATTCTATATATCAGTTAAATTCTGTGGATGACCAAACAGCATTTTTGCAGCATTATATTAGCTTAATATATAGTCAATGTGTTCCTGAAAAAACCATTaccataaaaaatcagcaacCCCCATGGTTTAATGAACAGTTACGTGCACTAATCGATGAAAGAAATATTGCATACAAACGATGGAAACGATACAGAACAACACAACTGCATGAGCGCTTTAAGTGTGCCAGGCGAAATGTTGGGAAAAGCATAAACGAGGCCAAAACGCTATTCTttcggaaaaaatttctaaatgcTGTTAACAGCAGATCTAAATGGAAGGAAATTCGTAAAATTGGCATAGGAGCGAAAACCAACACCAACTTTCCGCCCAATCTAAACATCAATGAACTGAATGAGCATTTTGTATCT ACCAAACTGACGTTTTGA